The following are encoded in a window of Sminthopsis crassicaudata isolate SCR6 chromosome 3, ASM4859323v1, whole genome shotgun sequence genomic DNA:
- the LOC141562291 gene encoding uncharacterized protein LOC141562291, with protein MGSKKAFQNWNPRFLFPPFLIFFFPFRSPFCRPYAFPVLRLFLLPPSSPLSPFSSCSLSLPLPSSCRLVSAAATSTAPGSLKTNSVDRSVAQEDRGSRASAGFYIGRWKQRGQTLGAVTRGRQELGPSPSPPRNGKSRGPAEVPEGAEATAKPVKYGGVPAPRSPSTLSPGAAAPGYPTSCGSSWDCGWMLQLQETQLRGRLLCWERRRCNIFKVSQTLWLHWPPWS; from the exons ATGGGATCTAAAAAAGCCTTTCAGAACTGGAACCCTAGGTTTCTCT TCcctcctttcttaatttttttttttccctttcgcTCTCCTTTTTGCCGCCCCTATGCCTTCCCGGTTCTTCgactcttcctcctccctccttctagtcctctctcccccttctcttcttgctctctctccctcccccttccttcctcttgcaGGCTTGTCTCCGCCGCCGCCACCTCCACCGCGCCCGGGAGCTTAAAGACTAACTCCGTGGACCGGAGTGTGGCCCAAGAGGACCGCGGATCTCGGGCAAGTGCCGGCTTCTACATTGGGCGCTGGAAGCAGCGGGGACAGACTCTGGGAGCCGTGACCCGAGGAAGGCAGGAGTTGGGACCGAGTCCGAGCCCTCCGCGGAATGGGAAAAGTCGGGGCCCCGCGGAAGTTCCAGAGGGAGCCGAAGCCACC GCAAAACCAGTGAAATATGGCGGGGTCCCAGCACCCCGGTCCCCCTCGACCTTGTCCCCCGGAGCAGCGGCCCCAGGTTACCCGACATCCTGTGGAAGCAGCTGGGACTGTGGCTGGATGCTGCAGCTGCAGGAAACTCAGCTTCGAGGCAGGCTCCTGTGCTGGGAGAGAAGAAGAtgcaacatttttaaagtttcacaAACCCTCTGGCTGCACTGGCCCCCCTGGAGCTGA